The Bacillus xiapuensis genome window below encodes:
- the spoIIR gene encoding stage II sporulation protein R — MNKKIAGIYLLIISVATIISLYMPGQAEEAEETVVIPKEAIRLRILANSDSETDQALKRKIRDDVNQEITKWVADLKELPQARQLLKKKLPEIQRIAAERARKEGVGDPIQVEFGKVDFPTKLYGNFLYPAGEYEAILITIGEGEGANWWCVLYPPLCFLDASNGTAVSPGVEEDARQASQEENAKAEKRPASAPKAKPLKAPVYAEGKEVTPQIKLAIVEWFKRD, encoded by the coding sequence ATGAACAAAAAAATAGCAGGTATATACCTATTGATTATATCCGTGGCGACGATCATCAGCTTATATATGCCCGGTCAAGCAGAAGAAGCGGAAGAAACGGTCGTGATACCGAAGGAAGCGATTCGGCTGCGGATCTTGGCAAACAGCGATAGCGAGACCGATCAAGCACTCAAAAGGAAAATCAGAGATGATGTCAATCAAGAAATCACAAAGTGGGTGGCGGATCTGAAGGAGCTGCCGCAGGCTCGTCAATTGCTGAAGAAAAAGCTCCCTGAAATTCAGCGGATCGCTGCAGAAAGAGCAAGGAAAGAGGGAGTCGGCGATCCGATTCAGGTGGAGTTTGGCAAAGTGGACTTTCCGACGAAATTATACGGTAATTTTCTCTATCCGGCGGGAGAATATGAAGCGATTCTCATTACGATAGGGGAAGGGGAGGGAGCTAACTGGTGGTGCGTGCTATATCCGCCGCTATGCTTTCTGGATGCCTCCAACGGGACAGCGGTCAGTCCCGGTGTAGAAGAAGATGCGCGGCAAGCTTCACAGGAGGAAAACGCGAAAGCAGAGAAGAGACCCGCGTCCGCACCCAAAGCCAAGCCGCTTAAGGCTCCGGTTTATGCGGAAGGCAAGGAAGTCACTCCGCAAATTAAGCTGGCGATTGTCGAATGGTTCAAAAGAGATTAA
- the prfA gene encoding peptide chain release factor 1 — protein sequence MFDRLQAVEDRYEKLNELLSDPEIINDPAKLRDYSKEQSDLEETVQVYREYKEAKGEYEDAKAMLEEKLDADMREMVKEEIQELEGRLGGYEEQLKRLLVPKDPNDDKNVIMEIRGAAGGDEAALFAGDLYRMYSRYAEAQGWKIEVIEAHPTGLGGYKEIIFMINGKGAYSKMKFENGAHRVQRVPETESGGRIHTSTATVACLPEAEDVEVDVHEKDIRVDTFASSGPGGQSVNTTMSAVRLTHLPTGIVVSCQDEKSQIKNKEKAMKVLRARIYDKFQQEAQAEYDAQRKSAVGSGDRSERIRTYNFPQNRVTDHRIGLTIQKLDQILEGKLDEVLEALIMEEQSSKLEKLQD from the coding sequence ATGTTTGATCGGTTACAGGCGGTAGAAGACCGCTATGAGAAATTGAATGAGCTTTTAAGTGATCCCGAAATCATTAATGATCCGGCCAAGCTGCGTGATTATTCGAAGGAGCAGTCGGATCTTGAGGAAACGGTTCAAGTATATCGTGAATATAAAGAAGCGAAGGGTGAATATGAGGACGCGAAAGCGATGCTTGAAGAGAAGCTGGATGCGGACATGCGCGAGATGGTGAAAGAAGAGATCCAGGAGCTTGAAGGCCGGCTTGGGGGATATGAAGAACAATTGAAGCGCCTCCTTGTGCCGAAAGATCCGAACGATGATAAGAACGTCATAATGGAGATTCGCGGGGCAGCCGGCGGCGATGAAGCGGCGCTGTTTGCCGGTGATCTGTACCGGATGTACAGCCGGTATGCGGAAGCGCAAGGCTGGAAAATCGAAGTGATTGAAGCGCACCCGACAGGCTTGGGAGGCTATAAAGAAATCATCTTTATGATAAACGGAAAAGGCGCTTATTCAAAAATGAAGTTCGAAAACGGCGCTCACCGGGTGCAGCGCGTGCCGGAGACGGAATCAGGCGGACGCATTCATACATCGACCGCCACTGTCGCTTGCTTGCCGGAAGCGGAAGATGTGGAAGTGGACGTTCACGAAAAGGATATTCGGGTGGACACATTCGCTTCAAGCGGACCGGGCGGCCAAAGTGTCAACACGACGATGTCCGCTGTGCGCTTAACGCATCTCCCGACAGGCATAGTCGTGTCCTGTCAGGACGAGAAATCACAAATTAAAAACAAAGAAAAAGCAATGAAGGTGTTGCGCGCCCGCATTTATGATAAGTTTCAGCAGGAAGCGCAAGCAGAATACGATGCCCAGCGGAAATCAGCTGTCGGTTCAGGTGACCGCTCCGAGCGCATTCGCACGTATAATTTCCCGCAAAACCGTGTGACAGATCATCGCATCGGTTTAACCATTCAAAAGCTGGATCAAATTCTAGAAGGCAAGCTGGATGAGGTATTGGAAGCGCTCATTATGGAAGAGCAATCCTCCAAGCTTGAAAAGCTGCAGGACTAG
- the fsa gene encoding fructose-6-phosphate aldolase has product MKFFIDTANMEEIKEAHSWGILSGVTTNPSLVAKETVPFHDRLREITDLVSDSVSAEVISLDAEGMIKEGRELAQIAPNITVKVPMTPEGLKAVAVFSKENIKTNVTLIFSANQALLAARAGATYVSPFLGRLDDIGADGLELVEQIASIFAIHDIPTEIIAASIRHPQHVTEASLRGAHIATVPFKVLKQLFQHPLTDKGIDAFLADWENRKAK; this is encoded by the coding sequence ATGAAGTTTTTTATCGATACAGCTAATATGGAAGAGATCAAAGAAGCACATTCATGGGGAATTCTTTCAGGGGTAACAACGAACCCGTCCCTTGTAGCGAAAGAGACGGTTCCATTTCATGACCGCCTGCGCGAGATCACAGATTTAGTCAGTGATTCAGTCAGCGCCGAGGTGATTTCCCTTGATGCGGAAGGAATGATCAAGGAAGGGCGTGAGCTGGCGCAAATCGCTCCGAACATCACCGTCAAAGTGCCGATGACGCCGGAGGGATTAAAGGCGGTTGCTGTTTTTTCTAAGGAAAACATTAAAACGAATGTGACATTAATTTTCAGCGCTAATCAGGCGCTATTAGCTGCTCGGGCAGGTGCTACATATGTCTCTCCGTTTTTAGGCCGCTTGGATGATATCGGCGCCGACGGATTAGAGCTAGTGGAACAAATCGCCTCCATCTTCGCTATCCATGACATTCCAACCGAAATTATTGCGGCTTCCATCCGTCATCCGCAGCATGTTACAGAGGCATCATTGCGCGGTGCACATATTGCCACTGTACCGTTTAAAGTATTAAAGCAACTATTCCAACATCCACTTACAGATAAAGGAATTGACGCGTTTCTTGCTGACTGGGAAAATCGAAAAGCCAAATAA
- the rho gene encoding transcription termination factor Rho has translation MEELTISYLENLKLKELYELARKFKISYYSKLTKKELIFAILKARAEEQGYFFMEGVLEIIQSEGFGFLRPINYSPSSEDIYISASQIRRFDLRNGDKVSGKVRPPKENERYYGLLHVEAVNGDDPESAKERVHFPALTPLYPDRQILLETNPKNLSTRIMDLIAPVGFGQRGLIVAPPKAGKTMLLKEVANAISSNHPNAELIVLLIDERPEEVTDIERSVQAEVVSSTFDEVPENHIKVAELVLERAMRLVEHKRDVVILMDSITRLARAYNLVIPPSGRTLSGGIDPAAFHRPKRFFGAARNIEEGGSLTILATALVDTGSRMDDVIYEEFKGTGNMELHLDRSLAERRIFPAIDIKRSGTRKEELLMEKSQLDMIWSIRKTMSDSPDLSEKFLRKLRQTKTNADFIKLLLSDIKANGTSKRIL, from the coding sequence ATGGAAGAATTAACTATTTCTTATTTAGAAAATTTAAAGCTGAAAGAGCTTTATGAGCTAGCACGGAAATTCAAAATTTCATACTACAGCAAACTGACGAAAAAAGAACTGATATTCGCTATTTTGAAAGCGCGCGCAGAGGAGCAGGGCTATTTCTTTATGGAAGGCGTTCTGGAAATTATTCAATCGGAAGGCTTCGGCTTTTTGCGGCCGATCAATTATTCGCCAAGCTCTGAGGACATCTATATTTCCGCGTCGCAGATTCGCCGGTTTGATTTAAGAAACGGTGATAAAGTATCCGGAAAAGTCCGGCCTCCAAAGGAAAACGAACGCTATTACGGCCTCCTTCATGTCGAAGCCGTGAACGGGGATGATCCGGAATCGGCGAAAGAACGTGTACACTTCCCAGCATTGACTCCTTTATATCCGGATCGCCAAATTCTGCTTGAAACCAATCCAAAAAATCTTTCCACGCGCATTATGGACTTAATTGCTCCGGTAGGCTTTGGCCAGCGGGGATTAATTGTCGCGCCGCCCAAAGCTGGTAAAACTATGCTGCTGAAGGAAGTGGCTAACGCCATTTCCTCCAATCATCCGAATGCTGAGCTGATTGTTCTTTTAATCGATGAGCGTCCGGAAGAAGTGACGGATATTGAACGTTCGGTGCAAGCGGAGGTGGTCAGCTCCACATTTGATGAAGTGCCTGAGAACCATATTAAAGTGGCCGAGCTGGTGCTTGAGCGGGCCATGCGCTTGGTGGAGCATAAGCGGGACGTGGTTATTTTAATGGACAGCATTACACGGCTTGCGCGAGCGTACAATCTAGTGATCCCGCCAAGCGGCCGGACGCTGTCAGGCGGGATTGACCCAGCCGCTTTTCACCGCCCGAAGCGCTTCTTCGGTGCGGCCCGCAATATTGAAGAAGGGGGCAGCTTAACCATTCTAGCGACTGCTCTCGTTGATACGGGCTCCCGGATGGACGATGTTATTTATGAAGAGTTTAAAGGAACCGGAAACATGGAGCTTCATCTGGACCGCTCTCTCGCTGAACGCCGGATTTTCCCTGCCATCGACATTAAGCGCTCCGGTACGCGCAAAGAAGAATTGTTGATGGAGAAAAGTCAGTTGGATATGATCTGGTCCATCCGCAAAACGATGTCCGATTCACCGGATCTTTCCGAGAAATTTCTTCGCAAGCTAAGGCAAACGAAGACTAATGCCGACTTCATCAAGCTTCTTTTAAGTGACATTAAAGCGAATGGAACATCCAAACGAATTTTGTAA
- a CDS encoding response regulator, translating into MSGKILIVDDQFGIRILLNEVLQKEGYETYQAANGVKALELADEHSPDLVLLDMKIPGMDGIEILKRMKQKNSDIRVIIMTAYGELDMIQEARNLGALTHFAKPFDIDDIRETVKHYITN; encoded by the coding sequence GTGAGTGGAAAAATTCTGATCGTGGATGACCAATTTGGCATTCGCATTTTATTGAATGAAGTGCTGCAAAAGGAAGGATATGAAACCTATCAGGCCGCTAACGGTGTCAAGGCGCTGGAGCTTGCCGATGAACATTCGCCGGATTTAGTGCTTTTGGATATGAAGATTCCGGGAATGGATGGAATAGAAATTTTAAAAAGAATGAAGCAAAAAAACAGCGATATTCGCGTGATTATTATGACCGCTTACGGAGAATTAGATATGATTCAGGAGGCGAGAAACCTCGGCGCGTTAACGCATTTTGCGAAGCCTTTTGATATTGATGATATTCGGGAGACAGTCAAGCATTATATCACCAATTAA
- a CDS encoding class II fructose-bisphosphate aldolase: MPLVSMTDMLNKAKEEKYAVGQFNLNNLEFTQAILQAAEEEKSPVILGVSEGAGRYMGGFKLVVEMVKALMEEYKVTVPVAIHLDHGSSFEMCAKAIQAGFTSVMIDGSHHPLDHNIELTKKVVELAHIHGVSVEAELGRIGGQEDDLIVDDAEAMYAIPEECDRLVRETGVDCFAPALGSVHGPYKGEPNLGFDRMEEVMKLTGVPLVLHGGTGIPTKDIQRAISLGTAKINVNTENQIASAKTVRQVLADKPDLYDPRKYLGPARETIKETVKGKMREFGSSGKA, from the coding sequence ATGCCTTTAGTTTCCATGACAGACATGCTGAACAAAGCAAAAGAAGAAAAATACGCTGTAGGACAATTTAACTTAAACAATCTTGAGTTTACACAAGCGATTTTGCAAGCGGCAGAGGAAGAAAAATCACCCGTCATTCTCGGAGTATCTGAAGGCGCCGGCCGCTACATGGGCGGATTTAAACTGGTTGTTGAAATGGTGAAAGCTTTGATGGAAGAATATAAAGTAACTGTGCCAGTGGCGATTCACTTAGACCATGGCTCCAGCTTTGAAATGTGCGCAAAAGCCATACAAGCAGGGTTTACTTCCGTGATGATCGACGGGTCTCATCATCCGTTAGATCACAATATTGAATTGACGAAGAAGGTCGTAGAGCTTGCTCATATTCATGGAGTATCTGTTGAAGCTGAGCTTGGACGCATCGGCGGCCAGGAAGATGATCTTATCGTGGACGATGCGGAAGCGATGTACGCTATTCCGGAAGAATGCGACCGCCTCGTGCGCGAAACAGGGGTAGATTGCTTTGCACCTGCATTGGGCTCCGTCCACGGTCCATACAAAGGGGAGCCAAATCTTGGCTTTGACCGCATGGAAGAAGTGATGAAACTTACAGGCGTTCCTCTCGTGCTTCACGGCGGAACAGGTATTCCAACGAAGGATATTCAGCGGGCCATTTCTTTAGGAACAGCGAAAATTAACGTCAACACAGAAAACCAAATCGCTTCAGCAAAGACCGTTCGCCAAGTATTAGCGGACAAGCCGGATCTTTATGACCCGCGCAAATACTTAGGACCTGCACGCGAAACCATTAAAGAAACCGTAAAAGGAAAAATGCGCGAATTCGGTTCTTCAGGAAAAGCGTAA
- a CDS encoding DUF2529 family protein, which translates to MFTTQLNGLFQRIADKEAETVEDGARLLAQAAIGEGAIYIKGFREMKAVEAEALEGAEPLPHAKELSDISALTAVDRAVLVTRFAHDEQAIAVAKALQEKHVPFVAIAGAAASDQESLADIADFFIDTHLIKGLIPDESGGRTGFSSGMAGLYIYFLLKITMDEILLDNEELPEMG; encoded by the coding sequence ATGTTTACTACTCAGTTAAACGGACTGTTTCAGCGAATTGCCGACAAAGAAGCGGAAACGGTGGAGGATGGCGCACGCCTGCTGGCGCAAGCTGCGATAGGTGAGGGTGCGATTTATATAAAGGGTTTTCGGGAAATGAAAGCCGTGGAAGCAGAGGCGCTTGAGGGAGCGGAGCCGCTTCCTCATGCTAAGGAGCTTTCCGATATCAGCGCGTTAACCGCTGTGGATCGCGCGGTGCTTGTTACTCGTTTTGCTCATGATGAACAAGCCATCGCCGTTGCTAAGGCTTTGCAGGAAAAGCATGTGCCTTTTGTGGCCATTGCCGGCGCAGCCGCGTCCGATCAAGAATCGCTGGCCGATATCGCCGATTTCTTCATTGACACCCACTTAATAAAAGGGCTCATTCCTGATGAAAGCGGCGGGCGCACCGGCTTTTCCTCGGGCATGGCCGGACTTTATATTTACTTTTTACTGAAGATCACTATGGATGAAATTTTGCTGGACAATGAAGAACTGCCAGAAATGGGATGA
- a CDS encoding UDP-N-acetylglucosamine 1-carboxyvinyltransferase, producing MEKLKIVGGHPLKGTIRVDGAKNSAVALVPATILAESPVTIEGLPDISDIHMLKGLLEEIGGDITFQHGKMRVDPANMIAMPLPNGKVKKLRASYYLMGAMLGKFKKAVIGLPGGCHLGPRPIDQHIKGFEALGAEVTNEQGAIYLRAKELRGARIYLDVVSVGATINIMLAAVKAKGRTVIENAAKEPEIIDVATLLNNMGAKIKGAGTDVIRIEGVDHLDGCRHTIIPDRIEAGTFMILAAAVGDGIVVDNVIPLHLESLTAKLREMNVPVEAGDDQIYIGKAEKLKAVDIKTLVYPGFPTDLQQPFTAVLTKAEGSAVVTDTIYSARFKHIDELRRMNANMKVEGRSAVINGPVQLRGAKVRASDLRAGAALVIAGLMAEGTTEVTGLEHIDRGYSHLVEKLSALGAELWREELSKEELEQIKS from the coding sequence ATGGAAAAGCTGAAAATTGTAGGAGGACATCCGCTGAAAGGGACGATTCGGGTGGACGGGGCGAAGAATAGTGCTGTCGCCCTCGTTCCAGCGACGATTTTGGCGGAGTCTCCCGTCACAATTGAAGGGCTGCCGGACATTTCTGATATTCATATGCTGAAAGGATTGCTCGAGGAGATCGGCGGCGACATCACTTTTCAGCATGGCAAGATGAGAGTCGATCCTGCCAATATGATCGCGATGCCGCTTCCAAACGGAAAAGTGAAAAAGCTGCGCGCTTCCTATTATTTAATGGGAGCGATGCTTGGAAAGTTCAAGAAAGCGGTCATTGGGCTGCCCGGCGGCTGCCACTTAGGGCCGCGTCCTATCGATCAGCATATTAAAGGGTTTGAAGCGCTTGGAGCAGAAGTGACCAACGAACAAGGTGCTATTTATTTGCGGGCGAAAGAGCTGCGCGGAGCTAGGATATATCTTGACGTGGTCAGCGTGGGCGCAACAATCAATATCATGCTGGCGGCTGTCAAGGCCAAAGGCCGAACCGTTATTGAAAATGCGGCCAAGGAGCCCGAAATTATTGATGTTGCCACATTGCTCAACAATATGGGAGCAAAAATTAAAGGAGCCGGAACGGATGTCATCCGCATTGAAGGTGTGGATCACCTAGACGGCTGCCGCCATACGATTATCCCCGACCGCATAGAAGCGGGAACCTTCATGATTCTTGCAGCAGCAGTTGGCGATGGGATCGTGGTGGACAATGTTATTCCGCTTCACCTGGAGTCCTTAACGGCCAAGCTTCGTGAAATGAATGTGCCGGTGGAAGCAGGGGATGATCAAATCTATATCGGCAAGGCGGAAAAACTGAAAGCAGTGGATATTAAAACACTTGTGTACCCCGGGTTTCCAACAGATTTGCAGCAGCCTTTTACCGCTGTATTAACGAAAGCGGAAGGATCTGCAGTCGTGACCGATACGATCTATTCAGCTCGCTTCAAACATATTGATGAATTGCGGAGGATGAACGCCAATATGAAAGTAGAGGGCAGATCCGCGGTGATAAACGGTCCTGTACAGCTGCGTGGTGCCAAGGTGAGAGCGAGTGATTTGCGGGCGGGAGCCGCTCTCGTAATCGCCGGACTGATGGCCGAAGGAACTACGGAAGTGACAGGGCTTGAGCATATTGACAGGGGATACAGCCATCTCGTTGAAAAGCTGAGCGCCCTCGGAGCAGAGCTTTGGCGGGAAGAACTTTCGAAGGAAGAGCTGGAACAAATAAAAAGCTAA
- the prmC gene encoding peptide chain release factor N(5)-glutamine methyltransferase, producing MSKKVYEALHWASSFLREHGRDANAGEILLQHVLKMRRSELFAHLHLELTNQQLTEWRQQVERHAEGVPVQYITGKEEFYGRSFHVNPSVLIPRPETEELIWHALRLMKEHFPETASLTMADIGTGSGILAITMKLERPDLDVYAVDLSEEALQTAQQNGEKWQADVKWMQGDLLEPLASAGIKLDVLLSNPPYIPIGDKEELSPVVADHEPHLALFGGKDGLAIYRRFSEQLARVLKPRALVGFEVGAGQGEAVAALLQKAFPEAAVEVKRDINGKDRMVFLRRS from the coding sequence ATGTCTAAAAAAGTATACGAAGCCCTCCATTGGGCTTCTTCTTTTTTAAGGGAGCACGGGCGGGATGCCAATGCGGGAGAAATTCTATTACAGCACGTGCTGAAGATGCGGCGCTCAGAATTATTCGCTCACTTGCATTTAGAATTAACGAATCAACAGCTGACGGAGTGGCGGCAGCAAGTCGAAAGACATGCAGAGGGCGTCCCCGTACAATATATAACCGGCAAGGAAGAGTTTTATGGAAGAAGCTTTCATGTGAACCCGAGTGTGCTGATTCCGCGGCCGGAAACAGAAGAGCTGATTTGGCATGCGCTAAGACTGATGAAAGAGCATTTTCCTGAAACAGCTTCTTTAACGATGGCCGATATCGGCACAGGGAGCGGCATTTTGGCGATTACAATGAAGCTTGAACGGCCTGACCTTGATGTCTATGCGGTCGATCTCTCGGAGGAAGCGCTCCAGACAGCGCAACAGAACGGAGAAAAATGGCAGGCGGATGTGAAGTGGATGCAAGGAGATCTTCTAGAACCGCTGGCGTCGGCAGGGATTAAGCTTGATGTGCTTTTATCCAATCCGCCGTATATTCCGATCGGCGACAAAGAAGAGCTTTCCCCTGTCGTGGCCGACCATGAACCGCATCTCGCGCTGTTCGGTGGAAAGGACGGTCTTGCGATCTATCGCCGTTTTAGTGAGCAGCTTGCCCGAGTGCTAAAGCCGCGGGCGCTCGTCGGTTTCGAAGTCGGCGCCGGCCAAGGGGAGGCGGTCGCTGCTTTGCTGCAGAAGGCCTTTCCTGAAGCGGCGGTTGAAGTTAAGCGGGATATCAACGGCAAGGACCGGATGGTTTTTTTAAGAAGATCCTAG
- a CDS encoding thymidine kinase: MYVMKQTGWLEVICGSMFSGKSEELIRRVRRAQFAKQMIMVFKPEIDNRYSEKSVVSHNGSSVIAQPVSKAETILTEVTDDVDIVAIDEAQFFDEKIIQVAQTLADRGHRVILAGLDQDFRGEPFGPMPALMAAAELVTKLQAVCAVCGSPASRTQRLINGQPAAYDDPVILVGASESYEPRCRHHHEVPHAAGVSEQEALIEKNQ, from the coding sequence ATGTATGTGATGAAACAAACCGGATGGTTGGAAGTAATTTGCGGCAGCATGTTCTCTGGGAAGTCAGAAGAGCTGATCCGCCGTGTCCGACGGGCGCAATTTGCCAAACAAATGATCATGGTCTTTAAACCGGAGATCGATAACCGCTACAGTGAAAAATCGGTTGTTTCCCATAATGGATCTTCTGTCATTGCTCAGCCAGTGAGCAAGGCGGAGACAATTTTAACAGAAGTTACAGACGATGTAGATATTGTAGCCATTGATGAAGCGCAGTTTTTTGACGAGAAGATTATCCAGGTCGCCCAGACCTTAGCTGACCGGGGACATCGAGTGATCTTGGCTGGATTGGATCAGGATTTTCGCGGCGAGCCATTTGGCCCGATGCCTGCTTTAATGGCGGCCGCGGAGCTGGTGACGAAGCTTCAGGCGGTTTGTGCGGTCTGTGGTTCACCGGCCAGCCGGACTCAGCGGCTGATCAATGGTCAGCCGGCTGCTTACGATGATCCGGTTATTTTAGTAGGAGCTTCCGAAAGCTACGAGCCGCGCTGCCGCCATCATCATGAAGTGCCGCATGCCGCTGGCGTGTCCGAACAAGAAGCCCTCATCGAGAAAAATCAATAA
- the rpmE gene encoding 50S ribosomal protein L31: MKAGIHPDYKKATVKCACGNEFKTGSIKEDIRVEVCSECHPFYTGRQKFADAGGRVDRFNKKYGLKK, from the coding sequence ATGAAAGCAGGAATTCATCCAGATTACAAGAAAGCGACAGTAAAATGCGCATGCGGAAACGAATTTAAAACTGGTTCTATCAAAGAGGACATCAGAGTGGAAGTTTGCTCTGAATGCCATCCATTCTACACAGGCCGTCAAAAATTCGCTGATGCAGGCGGACGTGTTGATCGCTTCAACAAAAAATACGGCTTGAAGAAATAA
- the glpX gene encoding class II fructose-bisphosphatase gives MERSLSMELVRVTEAAALASARWMGRGKKMEADDAATSAMRDVFDTIPMKGTVVIGEGEMDEAPMLYIGEKLGTGYGPRVDVAVDPLEGTNIVASGGWNALAVLAVADHGNLLHAPDMYMEKIAVGPEAVGQVDINASVLDNLKAVAKAKNKNIEDVVATVLNRPRHEEIISQLREAGARIKLINDGDVAGAINTAFDHTGVDILFGSGGAPEGVIAAVALKCLGGEIQGRLLPQNDAELKRCEKMGIDVKKVLLMEDLVRGDDAIFAATGVTDGELMRGVQFKGTYGETHSIVMRAKSGTVRFVDGRHSLSKKPNLVIKP, from the coding sequence ATGGAAAGAAGTTTATCAATGGAGCTTGTCCGTGTAACGGAGGCCGCAGCATTAGCTTCTGCACGCTGGATGGGACGAGGCAAAAAAATGGAAGCTGACGACGCGGCAACATCCGCCATGCGCGATGTATTCGACACCATTCCGATGAAAGGAACAGTGGTGATCGGAGAAGGTGAAATGGACGAGGCGCCAATGCTTTACATCGGAGAAAAGCTCGGAACAGGCTACGGCCCAAGAGTGGACGTGGCGGTTGATCCCCTGGAAGGAACGAACATAGTGGCATCTGGAGGCTGGAATGCGCTGGCTGTATTGGCCGTAGCAGACCATGGCAACCTTCTGCATGCGCCGGATATGTATATGGAAAAGATCGCGGTAGGTCCTGAAGCTGTTGGACAGGTTGACATTAACGCTTCGGTGCTGGATAACTTAAAAGCGGTAGCCAAAGCGAAAAATAAAAACATTGAAGACGTGGTAGCAACCGTCTTGAATCGTCCGCGCCACGAAGAAATCATTTCGCAGCTGCGCGAAGCAGGCGCCCGCATTAAATTAATCAATGATGGTGACGTAGCAGGTGCGATCAACACAGCGTTCGATCACACAGGCGTAGATATTTTATTCGGTTCCGGCGGAGCTCCAGAAGGGGTTATCGCAGCCGTAGCGCTGAAATGCCTGGGTGGAGAAATCCAAGGACGCCTACTGCCGCAAAATGATGCTGAACTGAAGCGCTGCGAAAAAATGGGAATCGACGTGAAGAAAGTTCTTCTCATGGAAGATCTCGTTCGCGGAGATGATGCGATCTTCGCAGCTACCGGCGTCACAGACGGCGAATTAATGCGCGGTGTTCAATTTAAGGGCACCTATGGAGAAACCCACTCCATTGTGATGCGGGCTAAATCCGGAACAGTGCGCTTTGTCGATGGACGTCACAGCTTGAGCAAGAAGCCGAACCTAGTGATTAAGCCTTAA